gtaaaagaagtatttttttcctcagagtCCTTTTAGGACGTTATGACTTTTCTCCTTTGCAAGACTTCAAAAAACTGACAGGAAGATAAAACTCTTCCCACTGCCAGGAACCGCGTTGTCTTGAGTTTGGCTAGTAAAGGCTAGcaagtgaggccttgtctctgcATCCTGTTCTCCCTAACATCCTCAGAGAACCTTCGTTTTTGAGTCTTTCTAGTATTCAGAGACTTATCCAGGGTCATGATCCCAAAGGCTTAACCCGTTTACAAGGAGAGAGTTGTCTCCTGACCCCCAAAATGGCAGCTAAAATGGAGATAACTTTAAGCTCCAACAACGAAGCTTCCTCCAAGCAAGAGAGACACATAATAGCCAAACTAGAAGAGAAACGGGAGCCTACTCTGCAAAAAAACTGCCCCGATCCTGAACTCTGCCGCCAGAGCTTCAGACGCTTTTGTTATCAAGAGGTGTCTGGACCCCAGGAAGCACTCTCCCAGCTCCGACAGCTCTGCCGTCAGTGGCTGCAACCCGAGCTGCACACCAAGGAGCAGATTTTGGAGCTTCTGGTGATGGAGCAGTTCCTGACCATCCTGCCCCCAGATATCCAGGCTCGGGTCAGGCATCGATGTCCAATGAGCAGCAAGGAGATTGTGACCCTCGTGGAAGATTTTCACAGAGCATCCAAGAAACCAAAGCAGTGGGTAAGGAGGGTCCTTTCCCATCATCCTGGGGATTTCTTTTTCATCTAGGTAATGTTTGGTATCTGGGTATCTCCCTATGTAAGGACTGAGTCTCAGAAGTGGACTGGATGGCTTCAGAAGTTGCTTCCAGCCTCTGTCTGGGAACCTATCCTGAGTTGTTAACAGGTTTTTAGAAAATCCAACTACTGACACCCCGTGAGGCAACCAAGGACCAAGGTTCTTGCCATTCCTTTATGCACCTTATGTCACCAGAAGTAAAAATTGTAAGGTTCTTGAATCCCTTCTGTCAGCTCTTCCCACACCCATCTTAGTTTTCCTACAAGCAGAATTCTTAGCAGGCAGGGTCACCCTGTTTGGTAGCAGTTGGACTTTGAGGAACTTCATGTCATTGGAAGTTCTAgcttattgtcttttttttttttttttttttttttttttgagatggagtcttgctgtgttgccctggctggagtgcagtggtgccatctcagcccactgcaacctctgcccccgcccccgcccccgccgggttcaagtgattctcaggtctcagcctcctgagtagctgggattacaggcacctgccaccatgcctggctaatttttgtatattttagtagagagggttttcaccatgttggccaagctagtctcgaactcctgacctcaagtgatccacctgcattggcctgtcaaagtgttgggattacaggtgtgagccacgacacctggcctagcttattgtctttgatttttttttgagactgggtctcactgtgttgctgaggctggagtgcagtggtgcgatctctgctcgctgcagcctccacatccagCTCAAGTgttcctcacacctcagcctctcaagtagttgggactgcaggtacatgccaccatgcatggctaatttttgtacttttgtagagacagggtttctccacattgcccaggctcttgggctcaggcaatccacctgtcttgacctcccaaagtgctgggattataggagtgagccccACAGTGCCTGACTAGCTTGTTGTCTTTGGATCAGGAAGTTACAGTTTAACTGGCCAGGGTTGCCATTGCTGGCCACTCTCCTCCCCGAAGTCAGACCCCAGTCAGGATCTAGGCAAGAAGCAAACAGCAGGTACTTCGGAAAACAGAACTTGTTAGGGAATGAGGGTAGGGTAGTCCTCTTAGATCCCTACTACTACTGGAATCTCCTTACCAGGAAAGCCTTTGGTAGAACAATGCATTAGATAAGAAGAGTTTTTAACAGCCTCTCACCATACTGCTTCCTGTTCCTATAGGGCCTATTTCCAGCAGAAgtaggtggggtggggtggggtatgTAGAGTGGGCATCTGATGGTCCAGTGTCGTGACTGACCCTGATATTTGTGCCAGCAGCTACCCTGATAACTTTGACTCTGGCGCTTGAGAAAGGCCCAAGCTTTAGGGGATGCCACTCGGCTGACTTGTAGCATCCTCATTCCTGTCATTCTTCACATCCTTCCCTTT
The genomic region above belongs to Piliocolobus tephrosceles isolate RC106 chromosome 17, ASM277652v3, whole genome shotgun sequence and contains:
- the ZNF174 gene encoding zinc finger protein 174 isoform X2; the encoded protein is MAAKMEITLSSNNEASSKQERHIIAKLEEKREPTLQKNCPDPELCRQSFRRFCYQEVSGPQEALSQLRQLCRQWLQPELHTKEQILELLVMEQFLTILPPDIQARVRHRCPMSSKEIVTLVEDFHRASKKPKQWVAVCMQGQKVLLEKTGSQLGEQELPDFQPQTPRRDLRESSPAEPSQAEAYDRLSPHHWEKSPLLQEPAPKLAGTELLIEKTDPNMATDELPCKLWLSFIA